Proteins from a single region of Candidatus Woesearchaeota archaeon:
- a CDS encoding UDP-glucose/GDP-mannose dehydrogenase family protein, with protein MVKITIVGTGYVGLVTGTCLAEVGHEVICADIDENKIIMLNKGEIPIYEPGLKELVNKNVEKGRLQFTTYIDKAIQESDVIFSAVGTPPDEDHKADLQYVKAVATIFAKNLNKYKVFVNKSTVPVGTGDMVKRTISSITNTEFDVVSNPEFLREGAAVKDFLNPDRIVLGCESEHAKEVMGAVYRPFVRTQSPILFTDIKSAELIKYAANSMLATRISFINEIANFCDIVGADIKAVAKGIGLDNRIGPKFLQAGIGYGGSCFPKDVNALIESGKENNHEFKILNSVEEVNRNQKLIVVDKLKERLGSLKGKNIAIWGIAFKPKTDDIREAPAIYIIEKLLSEGANVKASDYVARDNFQKEHAHFEIEMHDDHYEILDDADALLLLTEWDEFRILNHEKLHDKMRTKLIIDGRNIYNPKEIIEKGFEYIGIGRK; from the coding sequence ATGGTAAAGATAACTATAGTCGGAACAGGATATGTTGGCCTTGTTACAGGGACATGTTTAGCAGAAGTAGGTCATGAAGTAATTTGTGCAGATATTGATGAAAATAAAATTATAATGCTCAATAAAGGTGAAATTCCGATTTATGAACCCGGATTAAAAGAATTGGTTAACAAAAATGTAGAAAAAGGGAGATTACAGTTTACTACATATATTGACAAAGCAATTCAAGAATCTGATGTAATATTTAGTGCAGTTGGAACTCCTCCTGATGAAGACCATAAAGCTGATTTACAATATGTGAAAGCAGTAGCAACAATATTTGCAAAAAATTTAAATAAATATAAGGTATTTGTAAATAAATCAACTGTGCCTGTTGGAACTGGAGACATGGTAAAAAGAACAATATCTTCTATAACTAATACAGAGTTTGATGTAGTATCTAATCCTGAATTTTTAAGAGAAGGGGCAGCAGTAAAAGATTTTTTAAATCCGGATAGGATAGTCTTAGGTTGTGAATCTGAACATGCAAAAGAGGTAATGGGTGCAGTATATAGACCTTTTGTTAGAACTCAATCTCCTATTTTATTTACGGACATTAAAAGTGCAGAATTAATTAAATATGCTGCAAACTCGATGCTTGCAACAAGAATATCTTTTATCAATGAGATTGCAAATTTTTGTGATATAGTTGGAGCAGATATAAAAGCAGTAGCAAAAGGAATAGGTCTTGATAATAGAATTGGTCCAAAATTCTTACAGGCAGGAATTGGTTATGGTGGTTCATGTTTTCCTAAAGATGTTAATGCTTTAATTGAATCAGGAAAAGAAAATAATCATGAATTTAAGATTTTGAATTCTGTTGAGGAAGTAAATAGGAATCAAAAATTAATTGTAGTAGATAAACTAAAAGAAAGGTTAGGTTCTCTTAAGGGTAAAAATATTGCGATATGGGGAATAGCATTTAAACCAAAAACTGATGATATAAGGGAAGCTCCTGCGATTTATATAATTGAGAAACTTTTATCCGAAGGAGCAAATGTTAAAGCTTCAGATTATGTTGCTAGAGATAATTTTCAAAAAGAACATGCTCATTTTGAGATAGAAATGCATGATGACCATTATGAAATTTTGGATGATGCGGACGCATTATTATTATTAACTGAATGGGATGAGTTTAGAATATTAAATCATGAAAAGTTACATGATAAAATGAGAACTAAATTAATTATAGATGGAAGAAATATATATAATCCTAAAGAAATTATAGAAAAAGGATTTGAGTATATTGGAATTGGAAGAAAATAA
- a CDS encoding GDP-mannose 4,6-dehydratase, which translates to MKQKIILVTGCAGFIGSHVAENLLKRGDTVIGVDEVNDYYNLRQKEANLKILKEFDNFIFYKQDLADFEELKKVFDNHSPEYVAHLGARAGVRPSIENPFIYEHSNIKATLNLLELAKDFKIQNFVLTSSSSVYGNQKKIPFSETDSVDLPISPYAATKKSTELLGYTYHHLYGLNVNVIRPFTIYGPRGRPDMAPFIFVSKVSKGESIKKFGDGSTKRDYTFVLDFVKGFISALDTQLGYEIFNLGNNTPVDLNEFIETVEKVTGKKAIIEKIGMQPGDVEITYADISKAKKLLDYEPKTNIEEGLREFYNWYRELQKIL; encoded by the coding sequence ATGAAACAAAAAATTATTTTAGTTACAGGATGCGCAGGATTTATAGGTTCTCATGTTGCAGAGAATCTTCTTAAGAGGGGTGATACAGTAATTGGAGTAGATGAAGTAAATGATTATTATAATCTTCGACAAAAAGAAGCTAATTTAAAAATCTTAAAAGAGTTTGACAATTTTATTTTTTATAAGCAAGATTTAGCAGATTTTGAAGAGTTAAAAAAAGTATTTGATAATCATAGTCCAGAATATGTTGCGCACCTTGGAGCAAGAGCTGGAGTTAGACCATCAATTGAGAATCCTTTCATATATGAACATTCAAATATTAAAGCCACTCTTAACTTGCTTGAACTTGCAAAGGATTTTAAAATTCAAAATTTCGTTTTAACATCTTCAAGTTCTGTTTATGGTAATCAAAAGAAAATTCCTTTTTCTGAAACAGATAGTGTTGATTTACCAATATCACCTTATGCTGCAACTAAAAAATCAACAGAATTATTAGGTTATACCTATCATCATTTATATGGTTTAAATGTTAATGTAATTAGACCATTTACAATATATGGGCCTAGAGGAAGGCCTGATATGGCGCCATTTATTTTTGTAAGTAAAGTGAGTAAGGGCGAGTCTATTAAAAAATTTGGAGATGGTTCAACTAAAAGAGATTATACTTTTGTTCTAGATTTTGTTAAAGGATTTATTTCTGCTCTTGATACACAATTAGGTTATGAGATTTTTAACCTTGGAAATAATACTCCTGTTGATTTAAATGAATTTATTGAAACTGTTGAGAAAGTTACGGGAAAAAAAGCAATTATAGAAAAAATAGGTATGCAACCTGGAGATGTTGAGATTACTTATGCAGATATTTCTAAGGCTAAAAAGTTGCTTGATTATGAACCAAAAACAAATATTGAAGAGGGGTTGAGAGAATTTTATAATTGGTATAGAGAATTACAAAAAATACTATAA